The Streptomyces fungicidicus nucleotide sequence ATCCATGTACGGCCTTGTCGCCATCGGCTACACAATGGTCTATGGCATCGTCCAGCTCATCAACTTCGCCCACGGCGAGATCTTCATGGTCGGCGCCTTCGGCGCCCTGACCGTGCATCTGTACATCTTGCCCGACGGCACCTCCATCTGGGTGGCACTCCCCCTGATGCTGCTCGGCGCCGTGATCGTCTCGGTCCTGGTCGCCATCGGAGCGGAACGGTTCGCCTACCGCCCCCTGCGTGGCGCGCCCCGTCTGGCTCCGCTCATCACGGCCATCGGCCTCTCCCTCGCGCTGCAGCAGGCCGTCTGGGCCTTCTACCCCGAGGCGAAGTCCAAGCTGCCCTTCCCCCAGATCGAGGGCGGGCCCTTCAGCATCGGCGGCGCCACCATCCAGACCGGTGACATCTTCCTGCTCGTCGCCGCCCCCATCAGCATGGGCTTCCTCGCGTACTTCGTGATGCGCACCCGGACCGGACGCGGCATGCAGGCCACCGCGCAGGACCCGGACACCGCCAAGCTCATGGGTGTCAACACCGACCGCATCATCGTGATCGCGTTCGCCCTCGGCGCCGTCTTCGCCGCCATCGGAGGAGTCGCGAGCGGCCTCAAGTACGGCCAGATCGACTTCAAGATGGGCTTCATCCTCGGCCTCAAGGCCTTCACCGCGGCGGTCCTCGGCGGCATCGGCAACATCTACGGCGCCATGATCGGCGGCGTGGTCCTCGGCGTGGCCGAGACCCTGGCCACCGCCTACATCGCCGACATCCCCGGCCTGGACAAGTTCGGCAGCCAGTCCTGGGCCGACGTCTGGGCCTTCATCCTCCTCATCCTCGTGCTGCTGTTCAGGCCACAGGGCCTGCTCGGCGAACGCGTTGCGGACAGGGCGTGACTCCGATGACCACACAGACCACCGCCGCGACCCCCGCGGCCGCTCCCACCGAGAACGCCTCCACCGGCCTCATCGGCATACCCCCGCACATCGGCAGGGCCCTCGCCACCGGCGGCAGCATCCTCGCCGTCGTCTCCACGTTCCTCGCCTGGACCTGGACCGACGAATTCCCCGGCGACCTCACCTTCTACGGCTACCCCGGCGGACTCCAGGTCCTCGTCCTCGTCGGCGGCGCCCTCGCCACCCTGTTCGCCCTCTCTTCCTACGGCGTCAAGGGACTCGGCTGGCTCACCCCCGCCGGCGCCGACGCGGCCCTCAAGTACGCCGTCCTCGGCACCTTCGTCACCGCCTGGTACACGATCCTCGCGATCAGCTTCAAGCTCGGCGGCCTCGTCAACCTGGAACCCGGCGGCTACGTCGTCGCCGCGGCCACCCTGATCGCCCTCCTCGGCGCCCTCGCCCTCCCCTTCGAGCGGCCCGAACCCGACCCGATCGACCCCGACGCCACCGGCTGGGAGCTTTTCAGGCACCAGGCCGGCCACCGCTGGGCCACCGTCCGGGCCGCGTTCGCCTCCGGCAGCCCGCGCCCGGTGCGCGCCCTGCCGTCGTACGCCGAGATCCTGATCATCGTGGCCGTCCTGGCACTCGCCCTCGTCGTCTTCACCTACGGCATCGGCACCGAGTACGACGAACTCTTCATCGGCTTCCTCATCACCGCCGGCTTCGCGTTCGCCGCGCTCAACGGCGCCGGCCTGGTCGCCCACGCGTCCCAGATCACCGCACGGCACACCAACATCACCGTCTGCGGCGCCTTCATCGCGGCGGCCTGCTTCCCCTTCACCCAGACCGACGACCAGTACGCCACCCTCGGCGTCTACATCCTCATCTTCGCCACGGTCGCCCTCGGTCTGAACATCGTCGTCGGCCTCGCCGGTCTGCTCGACCTCGGCTACGTCGCCTTCCTCGGCGTCGGCGCCTACGCCGCCGCGCTCGTCTCCGGCTCCCCCAGCTCGCCCTTCGGCGTCCACTTCCCGTTCTGGGCCGCCGTCATCGTCGGAGCCGTCGCCTCCCTCGTCTTCGGCGTCCTCATCGGTGCCCCGACCCTGCGGCTGCGCGGCGACTACCTCGCCATCGTCACCCTCGGCTTCGGTGAGATCTTCCGTATCGCCGCCAACAACACCGACGGCACCTCCGGACCCGACCTCACCAACGGCTCCAACGGCATCGCCTCGATCCCGGACCTGAACATCCTCGGCTTCGACCTCGGGGTCCCGCACGACATCGCCGGCTTCACCATCGGCCGGTTCGCCAACTACTTCTTCCTGATGCTGCTCATCACGGCCGTCGTCGTCCTCGTCTTCCGGCGCAGCGGCGACTCCCGCATCGGCCGCGCCTGGGTCGCCATCCGCGAGGACGAGACGGCGGCCGAGGCCATGGGCATCCACGGCTTCCGGGTCAAGCTCATCGCCTTCGCCGTCGGCGCCACCCTCGCCGGCCTCGCCGGCACCGTGCAGGCACACGTCACCTACACCGTGACGCCCGAGCAGTACCTGTTCGCCGGCACCACCCCGCCCAACTCCGCCTTCCTGCTCGCCGCGGTCGTCCTCGGCGGCATGGGCACCATCGCCGGACCCCTCATCGGGGCCGCGCTGCTCTTCCTGATCCCCAACAAGCTCCAGTTCCTCGGCGACTACCAGCTCCTCGCCTTCGGACTCGCACTCGTCCTGCTGATGCGCTTCCGCCCCGAGGGCCTCATCCCCAACCGGCGCCGCCAACTGGAGTTCCACGAAGAGGCCGAAGCGCCCACAGTCCTGAGCAAGACAGGGGCCTGACCACCATGACCACCGACACCACCACCAAGGACACCGCACCGGGCGCACCCGCCCCCGGTACCACCGTCCTCGACGCACGCGGCGTCACCATGCGCTTCGGCGGCCTCACCGCCGTCCGCGACGTCGACCTCACCGTCAACAGCGGCGAGATCGTCGGCCTCATCGGCCCCAACGGCGCCGGCAAGACCACCTTCTTCAACTGCCTCACCGG carries:
- a CDS encoding branched-chain amino acid ABC transporter permease, with product MNELPQQLVNGLLLGSMYGLVAIGYTMVYGIVQLINFAHGEIFMVGAFGALTVHLYILPDGTSIWVALPLMLLGAVIVSVLVAIGAERFAYRPLRGAPRLAPLITAIGLSLALQQAVWAFYPEAKSKLPFPQIEGGPFSIGGATIQTGDIFLLVAAPISMGFLAYFVMRTRTGRGMQATAQDPDTAKLMGVNTDRIIVIAFALGAVFAAIGGVASGLKYGQIDFKMGFILGLKAFTAAVLGGIGNIYGAMIGGVVLGVAETLATAYIADIPGLDKFGSQSWADVWAFILLILVLLFRPQGLLGERVADRA
- a CDS encoding branched-chain amino acid ABC transporter permease, which translates into the protein MTTQTTAATPAAAPTENASTGLIGIPPHIGRALATGGSILAVVSTFLAWTWTDEFPGDLTFYGYPGGLQVLVLVGGALATLFALSSYGVKGLGWLTPAGADAALKYAVLGTFVTAWYTILAISFKLGGLVNLEPGGYVVAAATLIALLGALALPFERPEPDPIDPDATGWELFRHQAGHRWATVRAAFASGSPRPVRALPSYAEILIIVAVLALALVVFTYGIGTEYDELFIGFLITAGFAFAALNGAGLVAHASQITARHTNITVCGAFIAAACFPFTQTDDQYATLGVYILIFATVALGLNIVVGLAGLLDLGYVAFLGVGAYAAALVSGSPSSPFGVHFPFWAAVIVGAVASLVFGVLIGAPTLRLRGDYLAIVTLGFGEIFRIAANNTDGTSGPDLTNGSNGIASIPDLNILGFDLGVPHDIAGFTIGRFANYFFLMLLITAVVVLVFRRSGDSRIGRAWVAIREDETAAEAMGIHGFRVKLIAFAVGATLAGLAGTVQAHVTYTVTPEQYLFAGTTPPNSAFLLAAVVLGGMGTIAGPLIGAALLFLIPNKLQFLGDYQLLAFGLALVLLMRFRPEGLIPNRRRQLEFHEEAEAPTVLSKTGA